The Magnolia sinica isolate HGM2019 unplaced genomic scaffold, MsV1 ctg293, whole genome shotgun sequence genome segment GTTTCGGTCGTTCTATGTTGGGACTCTCCTCCCTTCTTTGATGTGCATTTTGTGAGGGAGGGATTCTTTGGGTGTGTCCCAATTGGTGGGGTAAGAGGAGGAAGCTTGGAGATTGGACTGGTggtgccccttgcaaggttaACGAGGTTAGATCGGGGAGGCCCACTGGTAGAATGAGAGGTTTCAATACCAAAAAAATaaccaaaggctacggactatagaggtctatggctacggctttaatccgtagctaaaacttccttaatctgtagctaaagcatACCTCCCAATCCGACTTTATTAGAGACGGAtgatgcttaaggggctccatggggcccattgtaatatatttattttatctgatcggtccatcaattttgaaatattatttcagtgcatgagcccaataattagaaagatcaaaagtctatgtggaccacaccatgagaaagaatgaaaaataaatttatatcgttaatatgtggtgtggtccacttaaatcttagatttgactcattttttggatgaataTTAAAAATGAgccattaaaatgaatggacggagtggataattaacatacacaatggtgggccccacaagtcttAAAATAAAAACCCCTAAAATCCCATCCGCTCTCCCGCGCACCCTTTTGTGAAAAggaaatccctctctctctctctcgcccgccCGTGACTCAGCCTTCCTCGCcctcgcctctctctctctctctctctctctctctctctctctctctcgcactcagccctctctcgatctctcgcgctacctcaccctctctctatctctcagccccatttccctctctgtttcccaacctctctgtctctctcgctagggtttttaAAACCCCCTTTCATTgcaagaaggagaggaagaagaaggagaaggagaagaagaacggtGAGAGTTAACAACTACAATGCCTTCTGTTTATGGTTATTTAATGGTGAGCTGATCTGAGTAATCATTTGAGAAATGCATGTTCGGGGTTGGATGTTCACAATATTTGTTGGATCATGAAATTTTTGACGAGGTATGTTTGATTCCTTTGTCTATTGTTTGAATCTTTTACTGGATTGGAAGATGTAGGTTTGGATCTGTGGAAAACATTTTTTTCCATGATTTCATCTAGAATCTGTGAAGTTTTCATcaatctttttttaaattttggttaTGTTATGCTTTGGCACCTTACATGCTCGATTAAATGCCAAATGGCCCAAACTTGTTGTATTGTCAATTGAATccgtatatgcggcccatgtgttGACTTTTTTGTCTGATTTTTGTGCCATGTGACCTAAACTATGGGTTACTTGTTGCATGATACTGATTGTTTAGGTGAGGGTATTTTGAGTAGACAGAGAGTGTTGTATGGCAGGTTAGAGAGTGTTGTATGGATATAAATTTTCCTCTGCGGGAGGTGCAGATTGAAACAATATTCCCTCAATTACATGGGCAATGTGTATTCCCATGCTTCTGGTAATCACAATATCTCGACTGGTATGATGAGCTTCCCTTTTCTTAGAAAACAAGCTCCTTAAGGAATGTTTAGCACATCAAATTTTTTTTGTCTGCATTACGTACTTTTTATATACCTAACGCATTTACAAGTTATAACTGACGCTGCTGTTAAACATCAATCTGTTGTTCACATGTTGCCTAGCTATTCACTTGGCCCTTATTACGTGGATATATTATGGAGAAAGACATCTAATAGATGTTTAACTTCATGGAGTGATGAAGTCTCATGGTTATGTTTGAGTTTTGTGTCCACATTGCCCATTCATGTCAAAATACGCCCTCTTTTGTTGGAGGTAAGCTACTAGCAGGTATGGGCCCGGGGCTTCTTCGATTTTGATTAGTGGATTCTTTGTTATTCTTTTTCATGGTTTTGTTGCATATTTTTTCCTCTAGTATTGATCTATGTTGTGTTGTGTTAAGTCAAATGCATGCTAAGTATCGATTATTTCCTTATAGAACATCATTGAGTTCAAGTTCAATTCGATTTTGATCTGGTTGCCTGACCTGTATTGTCTCTTGTGAATGCATGTTGTGTTTGAGCTTTGATTGGTGAACTTTCATGTTCTAAATAAAATGGTATTCTTGTATTTTTGGTGAACTGACCCATTTCACTGAGGAGTTTCAGTCCCAGCCAAAACCCGTCCTGTTTCAGTGATGAGTTCTGATCTCAACCAATGCGACAGTCTGGTCCATTCCAGGTAAGTAAACACCGGTTATTGCTGAGGCTCATCAAACAACTTGCTTCTGTCAACCCAATTGCCAATGGGACTGTCAGGACTGCACTGGACACTGGTTTTAGGGTATGCTGAATTCTTCTAAATGCCTTTTCAGTTCATTCCATTTCACACACTTACCACCCACTGTCTAAGAAAATCACTCTTACTCTTGTTTTTAGCACGATATAACTTTGTGCTTAGCATCTCCAAACTTTAGTGTCAGGTTGATTTTGTCCAAGAGGTTTATATGGTGCCTAGCTTgttgtttggtttttggtttagaaACTTGACACTTACACATGCTTCATATTAGTCGAAGCTCgaattgttttaatttttaaatcttgTTAATTTTGAAAAGTTTCTCCATCTTTATCTTTTTCATTTAAATGCATTTCAAAATGTATTAGATGGTATCAAGGTTTTATTGATGTTAAGTTTTACCTACTTGTCTCCTCTTTTATTCAACTATGGAATGTGGGTTTTtgggtgtgtttgtgtgtgtggtttcttttgcaagaataatacttgatttatatttgatttcagGCAGATCTCCTTTTGTCATATGGCTATGAAGATGACTTAAAAGCCCTTATCCCACATGTCCCTCGACGTTACCAATGCCTTCTCATGTCTGCTACTTCAAGGTATGGTATCTCAATTCTTTGTGTACTGGATTTGAAAGCTCATTCCTTTTCATTCATCACTTACTGCTACCAGCTTTTAAAGTTCATATTTATGTTCTTGTACTACTTTAAAAAAAGTTCTTGGAATACTTTAATGGCTGTAAATGTCAATAACCTTAAATGGTCATGTAGAAGAAATCAATTATACCTATTTACAAGTGCGGGCATGGTCCGGTGATCCAacttgttgatctgatggaccacaccttggatGGAATGTGCTCCAACCAATTCTGGTTAATTTTTAACCAAGTTACTGATTAAAGTCAACCAAGTTGGATGGAGTCGATCTGACTGGGCCAGTTTTTTAGTACACGACAGTTTTCAGGATACCGCGTTAGTTGTAGTTTATCAGCTAACTTTGAAACTGTGCACAGGTTGCAAGCTGGGGTGCTTACTTGTTGAAAAGAAATGTATTGGCAATGTCCTTTGCACTGAGGGACTCACATGAGGCACAAGTGCAATTTGCTTTGGAAAGAGGTGTGCCTGCAGTTATTGGTGTGCTTGGAACCATACAGCTCCCTTACCTATCTAGAGCCTTTGACATGGCTCACTGTTCGCGTTGCTTAATCCCATGGGAAGCAAATGGTGAGTATTACTTAAAATAACATATGACTTAAATTATGTACCAGCTAACAATAGAGCCATTttcattaggaaaaaaaaaaccatactgCAGCTTCTAAACTTATCGTTGTCTTCACACAGTTTCATCTCCACATTCTCATCTCTACAACACCCAAATCTCTGCTCATGCTGCTTTCTAACTGCCTAACAGTTTGCCTCATATAGCATGCTGggtcctctttttcttcttcttctttttttttttactactttataaattaaaatttgtatgCTTGTGTATCTTTCAATGTTATAATGTTAACTTTACAATGAATCTTGCATTGCGAATCATGTTAACCTTTTCCAAGTCGCTCCTAAATTTAGTCCAATCAATTCATGGCAATTGAGTAAGCTCTTTTCTATTGGTGGAGCTATTTTAACAAGTATATGAAATTTTAGTAGATGAACTCTTCTACCAAGGTACCCCTATTACTAAACTTATTGCCGCTGCATGTGATTGGAACTTGGAACCGTAGGGAGCAACCTAGATCTAAGTCTCTTCATAACTTTTTGTTGATTTTATGCATGTCTTCTATATTCTAGGACTTATCTGGCAGTTGCTACTTGACCTTCCAGCACTGATACAACCAGATATGGTTATTCATCTGGGATTTCTTTCTGATGGATCTACTTACACTTGTTTACATCAAGAAAATCTTAGCTCTGGAAAACATCTATTAACATCCTTTTGGAACTCAAGACTGCAAAAGATATTCATAAGACACTGATGTGCGATGCTCTTCACACTGTGATTGATTGACCTCATTGGTGGAGCTTGTACTTCCCTTCTTATAATTCTTCTAAAAATGTCAACAGTGGCCAGATTTGGTATTATCTATTAATACCTTTAAAGTATATGGATCTCTAATAACTTCAACTTCCAAGAAGTATTTAATTTGGCAGGGTGCTATTTGCTTTAAAGTACAGGTATTCATCTCCATATGGTCTGAATAGCTAGTTTCTGAAGACTTTATCCAATTCATATCATCCTGTACTATTTCAAAATTTCACCAAGCAATCATGAGAGTTCCTATTTCTGATCTGGGCCTTAGATAGGAATGATTGGTGAAATAGGACTCCAAAAGCCAACAAAAATTGCTGGGACAAGGTGGTggttgtgatgatgatgatgactcttCACTACTAACTCCCAAAGAACAACAATAGGAGAATTcaaaggtgatgatgatgaggtacATGATATATGTTCTTGTTTGGTTCAGATGCTGCCAGTCTCTGTTGGCTAAGTGGCTGTTTTTGATCCAGAGTTTCGTATGTCTACATGTTCTAAGGGGATGAGGATATATACTCTGTTTTacctaactttttttaaaaaaaaaattgtgattctGTTTTGTTTTGAACAAACTTTTTACGGGATTTATGCTTTTTAGGAAGGAATGTTGTTTTTATAAATCCTGCTTATGAAATGTTGCTTTTGttatttgcttttgaaaatttctcCACTTGTTTTAGGCTTACCATAATAGCAGGAAAATACCCTGTGCTTGCGGAAATAAGTCTTCTCGTACTGTGTAGTCAATTTATGCTTGTTTTAAATATAGGtcttgtccatcaggtgggccttgcagTGAACGTGTGAATTCAGGTTGGTTGTCATTAGCTAAAGGATAACTAGGTTTCTACCTGCCTATAATCTGTATCTGGGTAGCTAAAGCTAATGTGGTTGTCATTATAAtgttaattgaacatgtgttgtgtgcattttgaactaattttgaacttgttgtgtgcattttgaactaattttgaactaatttggcacttgtttttttatttttttaatattgaatgaattttgtactctatatttgaacgtatttatagtcttaggctccatttggtcatcacattagtatttataaaaatattttttttttgaaaaccaaatggagcctaagcccttttttaactccgccaatgtaACTCCTTGCATTACCgatcccaagcccgggtaaaggaggagggagaagagctttagaatgaatcgtcaactatggaagAGATCCTGAAAATGCAATGAGTATTTctagttttatggttttacttgtacattcctgtattgattactcaagcatgacggttatgcgcattctttcaagTGGATGTTgtatgtgggagggttggagctgcatatttcagattcaagcactggtacgtctcttgtcaagaatgcacatgtgtagttcatcaaacaatacattatgtgatatcatgtggatgatatatatgttgtaatttttctcatgtattttgcttaaaatccatgtttatgcatgattctcatgcattgacatagatttgggccaaaaaagatcgaaatggaaaatttgagaaaataggagaaattttcttttataaaataagtatttggggccaagtggttatgtatttgctccattaaatttgctcaaaattaatggagcagacccgaatgtgcgtcggagctatccggatgagcggggctccctagaaggtgggaaccgctgttatgaccatgatgaagctgtccatttcctatggacagcattggaggggcctgaccatttggacaggccgtgtttatatatttgctcgaaattaatggagcagaccctaaagtgcgtcggagctattcggatgagcgAGGGTCCTTGGAAtgagggaaccgctgttatgaccatgatgaagctatccattttttatggatagcattggaagaGCCTGACCATCagcgccggatggccgtgtttatatctgtatttacaaggaccatacccttaacctaaaccaaaacctatatcctaaatcctaaacccgaacacattctcaaatcctataagctataacctaaacctaaaacctataacctaaaccaaaacctataacctaaaccaaaaccaaaacctatagcctaaacccaaacccattctcaaatccaaaaacctataacctaaacctaaaccttaacctaaaccgttaacctttaacctaaacctaaaccaaatccaaaacctaacataaacccgaacccattatcaaatcgcaaaacctataacttaaactaaaaccaaaacctataacctaaacccgaactcattctcaaatcccaaaacctataacctaaacctaaaacttaacctaaacctataacctataaccaaaacctataacctaaatccgaacccattctcaaatcccaaaacctttaacctaaacctaaaccttaacctaaatctataacctataacctataacctaaatcaaaacctataacctaaaccaaaaccaaaacctataacctataacctaaacccgaacccattatcaaatcccaaaacctataacctaaaccaaaaccaaaacctataacctaaacccgaacccattcttaaatcccaaaacccaaac includes the following:
- the LOC131236206 gene encoding probable methyltransferase PMT2 isoform X3 is translated as MPSHVCYFKVASWGAYLLKRNVLAMSFALRDSHEAQVQFALERGVPAVIGVLGTIQLPYLSRAFDMAHCSRCLIPWEANGCYLL
- the LOC131236206 gene encoding probable methyltransferase PMT2 isoform X4, giving the protein MPSHVCYFKVASWGAYLLKRNVLAMSFALRDSHEAQVQFALERGVPAVIGVLGTIQLPYLSRAFDMAHCSRCLIPWEANASF
- the LOC131236206 gene encoding probable methyltransferase PMT2 isoform X2; this encodes MPSHVCYFKVASWGAYLLKRNVLAMSFALRDSHEAQVQFALERGVPAVIGVLGTIQLPYLSRAFDMAHCSRCLIPWEANGLVHQVGLAVNV
- the LOC131236206 gene encoding probable methyltransferase PMT2 isoform X1, translated to MPSHVCYFKVASWGAYLLKRNVLAMSFALRDSHEAQVQFALERGVPAVIGVLGTIQLPYLSRAFDMAHCSRCLIPWEANGLQKPTKIAGTRWWL